From Lycium ferocissimum isolate CSIRO_LF1 chromosome 12, AGI_CSIRO_Lferr_CH_V1, whole genome shotgun sequence, one genomic window encodes:
- the LOC132039011 gene encoding lipid droplet phospholipase 1 isoform X2, protein MELLRKLSRECFRNSLKKGQKVEIESVNYGEDVFDAASAKAKLQPEHLVVMVNGLIGSSADWRYAAEQFVKRLPDKIVVHCSERNSSRLTFDGVDQMGERLAKEVEDVIKRWPGVRKISFVAHSLGGLVARYAIGRLYERPTKTEIVDLNGSCLIREGNVSFEETVAGLEPVNFITVATPHLGSRGHKQLPLLCGLPLLEKGASQTAHWIVGRSGKHLFLTDKDNGKPPLLLRMVNDSDDLKFMSGLRSFKRRVAYANANYDHVVGWRTSSIRRQNELPKSNLQIKDQKYPHIVNVEKVYDKVSSLEAKKMDDLEEEMIEGLTQVPWERIDVSFHESRQRYVAHNTIQVKTYWLNSDGADVIEHMIDNFHL, encoded by the exons ATGGAATTGTTGAGAAAATTAAGCAGAGAGTGTTTTAGGAATAGTttaaaaaaaggtcaaaaagtTGAAATTGAGTCAGTTAATTATGGTGAAGATGTGTTTGATGCTGCTTCTGCTAAAGCAAAATTGCAGCCTGAACATCTTGTTGTTATGGTCAATGGTCTCATTGGGAG TTCTGCAGATTGGAGATATGCGGCTGAGCAATTTGTCAAAAGGCTCCCTGATAAAATTGTTGTTCACT GTAGTGAGCGCAATTCTTCTAGGTTGACCTTTGATGGTGTTGACCAGATGGGCGAGAGACTTGCAAAAGAG GTGGAGGATGTGATCAAACGGTGGCCTGGGGTGCGCAAGATCTCTTTTGTTGCTCACTCCTTGGGTGGCCTCGTAGCAAGATATGCTATTGGGAGGCTGTACGAACGTCCAACGAAAACAGAAATAGTTGATCTTAATGGCTCCTGCCTAATCAGGGAAGGGAATGTGTCTTTTGAAGAAACTGTTGCTGGATTGGAACCTGTGAACTTCATAACAGTTGCAACCCCGCATCTGGGCTCAAGAGGGCATAAGCAG CTGCCACTTCTCTGCGGTCTCCCTTTGCTGGAGAAAGGGGCATCACAAACTGCTCACTGGATTGTCGGGAGATCTGGAAAGCATCTATTCCTCACTGATAAAGATAATGGGAAGCCTCCTCTTCTCCTTAGGATGGTCAATGATTCAGATGATCTCAAGTTCAT GTCAGGATTACGCTCATTTAAGCGTCGAGTGGCATATGCAAACGCAAACTATGACC ATGTTGTTGGATGGAGAACATCGTCAATCCGCCGTCAGAATGAACTTCCAAAG TCTAACCTTCAAATAAAGGATCAGAAATACCCACATATCGTAAACGTTGAGAAGGTTTACGATAAAGTATCTTCACTGGAAGCgaagaaaatggatgatttaGAAG AGGAGATGATTGAAGGCCTTACGCAAGTGCCATGGGAACGAATTGATGTTAGCTTTCATGAAAGCAGACAACGATATGTTGCACACAATACTATCCAG gTGAAGACCTATTGGCTAAATTCAGATGGCGCAGATGTGATTGAACATATGATAGATAATTTCCATCTCTAA
- the LOC132040619 gene encoding pathogenesis-related protein PR-1-like, with protein sequence MRLLLFLFLFFLSLITSSHTLNIPSKSLLPLDQTSLKNLNNDTIYKISKQLCWNCLGEAIQFLFHHNLVRATKMELPLTWDSNLENYAKWWASQRRQDCKLVHSFPEGYFKLGENIYWGSGNTWTPTDAVNAWADEQKYYDYASNSCAEGQLCGHYTQIVWKSTRKIGCARVVCDSGDVFMTCNYFPPGNYVGEKPY encoded by the coding sequence ATGAGGCTTCTTCTCTTCCTctttctatttttcctttcattaATCACCTCAAGCCACACACTCAATATCCCCTCAAAATCATTATTACCACTTGACCAAACAAGCCTAAAAAACCTTAACAATGACACAATCtacaaaatatcaaaacaaCTATGTTGGAATTGCTTAGGTGAAGCCATTCAATTCTTGTTTCATCACAATCTTGTAAGAGCAACAAAAATGGAACTACCCTTAACATGGGATTCAAATcttgaaaattatgcaaaatGGTGGGCAAGTCAAAGAAGACAAGATTGTAAGCTTGTGCATTCATTTCCAGAAGGTTATTTTAAATTAGGTGAAAATATTTATTGGGGTAGCGGAAATACTTGGACTCCAACAGATGCTGTTAATGCTTGGGCTGATGAACAAAAGTATTATGATTATGCATCAAATTCTTGTGCTGAAGGGCAATTATGTGGGCATTATACACAAATTGTGTGGAAGAGTACAAGGAAAATTGGATGTGCAAGAGTTGTTTGTGATAGTGGTGATGTTTTTATGACTTGTAATTATTTTCCTCCTGGGAATTATGTTGGTGAAAAGCCATATTGA
- the LOC132039011 gene encoding putative lipase YDR444W isoform X1 — protein MITKIKQPFKPKIPIISIPQFSNSFLKFSIKSKSRFDQKSGNNCRLLWVDESGKMELLRKLNRGCFRNSLKKGQKVEIESVNDGEDVFDAASAKAKLQPEHLVVMVNGLIGSSADWRYAAEQFVKRLPDKIVVHCSERNSSRLTFDGVDQMGERLAKEVEDVIKRWPGVRKISFVAHSLGGLVARYAIGRLYERPTKTEIVDLNGSCLIREGNVSFEETVAGLEPVNFITVATPHLGSRGHKQLPLLCGLPLLEKGASQTAHWIVGRSGKHLFLTDKDNGKPPLLLRMVNDSDDLKFMSGLRSFKRRVAYANANYDHVVGWRTSSIRRQNELPKSNLQIKDQKYPHIVNVEKVYDKVSSLEAKKMDDLEEEMIEGLTQVPWERIDVSFHESRQRYVAHNTIQVKTYWLNSDGADVIEHMIDNFHL, from the exons ATGATCACCAAAATTAAGCAACCCTTTAAGCCCAAGATCCCAATAATTTCAATCCCACAATTTTCTAACTCATTTTTGAAGTTTTCTATAAAGTCAAAATCAAGATTTGACCAAAAGAGTGGCAATAATTGTAGGTTATTGTGGGTTGATGAAAGTGGAAAAATGGAATTATTGAGAAAATTAAACagagggtgttttaggaatagtTTAAAAAAAGGTCAGAAGGTTGAAATTGAGTCAGTTAATGATGGTGAAGATGTGTTTGATGCTGCTTCTGCTAAAGCAAAATTGCAGCCTGAACATCTTGTTGTTATGGTCAATGGTCTTATTGGGAG TTCTGCAGATTGGAGATATGCGGCTGAGCAATTTGTCAAAAGGCTCCCTGATAAAATTGTTGTTCACT GTAGTGAGCGCAATTCTTCTAGGTTGACCTTTGATGGTGTTGACCAGATGGGCGAGAGACTTGCAAAAGAG GTGGAGGATGTGATCAAACGGTGGCCTGGGGTGCGCAAGATCTCTTTTGTTGCTCACTCCTTGGGTGGCCTCGTAGCAAGATATGCTATTGGGAGGCTGTACGAACGTCCAACGAAAACAGAAATAGTTGATCTTAATGGCTCCTGCCTAATCAGGGAAGGGAATGTGTCTTTTGAAGAAACTGTTGCTGGATTGGAACCTGTGAACTTCATAACAGTTGCAACCCCGCATCTGGGCTCAAGAGGGCATAAGCAG CTGCCACTTCTCTGCGGTCTCCCTTTGCTGGAGAAAGGGGCATCACAAACTGCTCACTGGATTGTCGGGAGATCTGGAAAGCATCTATTCCTCACTGATAAAGATAATGGGAAGCCTCCTCTTCTCCTTAGGATGGTCAATGATTCAGATGATCTCAAGTTCAT GTCAGGATTACGCTCATTTAAGCGTCGAGTGGCATATGCAAACGCAAACTATGACC ATGTTGTTGGATGGAGAACATCGTCAATCCGCCGTCAGAATGAACTTCCAAAG TCTAACCTTCAAATAAAGGATCAGAAATACCCACATATCGTAAACGTTGAGAAGGTTTACGATAAAGTATCTTCACTGGAAGCgaagaaaatggatgatttaGAAG AGGAGATGATTGAAGGCCTTACGCAAGTGCCATGGGAACGAATTGATGTTAGCTTTCATGAAAGCAGACAACGATATGTTGCACACAATACTATCCAG gTGAAGACCTATTGGCTAAATTCAGATGGCGCAGATGTGATTGAACATATGATAGATAATTTCCATCTCTAA
- the LOC132039659 gene encoding stemmadenine O-acetyltransferase-like produces the protein MLHISLTCSREKMKIAKICEELIKPSSPTPTELRGHKISFIDEIIPHSSIPLILFYKKSETITQSQICNHLKTSLSQTLTQFYPLAGRMKSQYSIDCNDQGVYYQESQVDTSLLDIIKNPNANELVQLTPYNSDGTTSNFQELLAIQVNLFNCGGIAISISISHKISDGSSLCTFIKNWCNASEGLRSNNKCCTDSPEMLPHPTTYGGSDTHPSAFLKSSSNISNNKVRKDSIFISLSSFFPSRGTTDDTPDEKYVAIQPVPEKLAVKRFIFTASNIAKMKAKLINYGYNENTTRVEVIIALLWKCFVAAKGCNTVAAIPVNIRQRIVPPLPKNSFGNFFLVASAIANVENNWFSLVGKIKNAIGRIDGNYVENIQGENGFEFVKSNFNQIGTLIMSQGDNVQVLRIVSWCNFPINEANFGWGESILTIVAITGVKDNIVLLDSVKFPGGIEAWVVMADQEMALFELDEELQDFTSLDAS, from the coding sequence ATGCTACATATTTCTCTTACATGTTCaagagaaaaaatgaaaattgccAAGATTTGTGAAGAGCTTATCAAGCCATCATCCCCAACTCCAACTGAACTTAGAGGCCACAAAATCTCTTTCATAGATGAAATAATACCTCATTCATCAATTCCACTCATTTTGTTCTACAAAAAGAGTGAAACCATCACACAATCACAAATATGCAACCACTTAAAGACTTCACTCTCACAAACTTTAACTCAATTTTACCCTTTGGCTGGAAGAATGAAATCCCAATATTCAATTGATTGCAATGATCAAGGAGTTTACTATCAAGAATCCCAAGTGGATACTTCACTTTTAGACATCATCAAGAATCCAAATGCCAATGAACTGGTCCAACTAACACCTTATAATTCAGATGGCACCACATCAAATTTTCAAGAACTTTTAGCCATTCAAGTTAACTTATTTAATTGTGGTGGCATAGCAATTAGTATCTCCATTTCACATAAAATTAGTGATGGTTCTAGCCTTTGCACGTTCATCAAGAATTGGTGCAATGCAAGTGAAGGATTAAGAAGCAACAACAAATGTTGCACAGACTCTCCAGAAATGTTGCCGCACCCGACTACTTATGGAGGATCTGATACGCACCCATCGGCATTTTTGAAGAGTTCGAGCAACATAAGCAACAACAAGGTAAGAAAAGACTCGATTTTcatttccttgtcatcatttttTCCATCGAGAGGGACAACTGATGACACACCAGACGAAAAGTACGTAGCAATTCAGCCAGTACCTGAAAAGCTAGCAGTAAAAAGATTCATTTTTACTGCCTCAAATATAGCTAAAATGAAGGCTAAGTTGATCAATTATGGTTACAATGAAAACACGACACGTGTAGAAGTAATTATAGCTTTATTATGGAAATGTTTCGTGGCTGCAAAAGGGTGTAACACTGTTGCAGCTATCCCAGTGAATATAAGACAAAGGATAGTTCCACCCTTGCCTAAAAATTCATTTGGTAACTTTTTCTTAGTAGCAAGTGCTATAGCAAATGTGGAAAATAATTGGTTTTCTTTGGTTGGGAAAATAAAGAATGCAATTGGGAGAATTGATGGTAATTACGTGGAGAATATTCAAGGAGAGAATGGTTTTGAGTTTGTTAAGAGTAATTTTAACCAAATTGGAACATTGATTATGAGTCAAGGGGATAACGTTCAAGTATTAAGAATTGTAAGTTGGTGTAATTTTCCAATTAACGAAGCAAACTTTGGATGGGGTGAGTCTATTTTGACTATTGTGGCAATTACTGGGGTAAAAGAtaatattgttttattggaTTCTGTAAAATTTCCTGGTGGAATTGAAGCTTGGGTTGTTATGGCTGATCAAGAAATGGCATTGTTTGAATTGGACGAGGAGTTGCAAGATTTTACTTCATTAGATGCAAGTTAA
- the LOC132040697 gene encoding aldehyde oxidase GLOX, with protein MDKETIIFLFFLVTFFSFQPPATSQMLASRSGILGEWQLLHGSIGVSAMHMQLLRNNKVVIFDRTDFGRSNISLPRGRCRYDRHDLVLHKDCSAHSALYDIRSNTFRPLMVQTDTWCSSGAVLPDGMLVQTGGYNDGDHVIRTLAPCTGENCDWVELPRMLTQRRWYSTDHILPDGRVIVIGGRRQHNYEFYPKTSNDPSFWLQFLSDTRDGNHENNLYPFVFLLPDGNLFIFANTRAIVLDYKKNKVVRELPSIPGDEPRNYPSTGSAVLLPLDENAPMRTEIMVCGGAPRRSFGLRTYGIYLNALSSCGRISVSDNPGIWKMETMPMPRVMSDMVILPNGDILIINGAAVGTAGWDNARYPVTKPVIYRPYREENNRFSVMEASPRPRLYHSTAILMTDGRVLVGGSNPHKFYNFTNVEFPTDLSLEAFSPPFLALEYEPLKPKILSIDNILIYKKQFSVTFTVPRFLRMGIVSLRLIAPSFTTHSFSMNQRMVVLKRVAVLTLSANTYRLTAFGPSTKEIAPPGYYLLFVVHFGIPSSGVWVKIQDLSV; from the coding sequence ATGGACAAAGAAACCATCATTTTCCTATTCTTTCTAGTAacatttttcagttttcaaccTCCAGCAACTTCTCAGATGCTGGCTTCTCGTAGCGGAATCCTAGGTGAATGGCAGTTGTTGCACGGAAGTATAGGTGTATCCGCCATGCACATGCAACTCCTGCGAAATAACAAGGTAGTTATCTTTGATCGAACGGATTTTGGCCGTTCTAACATATCACTTCCAAGGGGCCGTTGTCGCTATGATCGCCATGACTTAGTCCTACACAAAGATTGCTCTGCTCACTCTGCTTTATACGACATCAGGAGCAACACGTTCCGTCCATTAATGGTCCAAACGGACACGTGGTGCTCTTCTGGTGCTGTCCTCCCGGATGGAATGTTAGTCCAAACCGGAGGATACAATGATGGTGATCACGTTATACGTACTTTAGCGCCTTGCACGGGCGAGAATTGTGATTGGGTGGAGCTTCCCAGGATGTTGACTCAACGAAGATGGTATTCAACTGACCACATCCTTCCTGATGGACGAGTAATCGTGATCGGGGGAAGAAGACAACATAACTACGAGTTCTACCCGAAAACTTCCAATGATCCCTCTTTCTGGCTACAATTTCTTAGTGATACCCGAGACGGGAACCACGAGAACAACTTGTATCCGTTTGTGTTCTTACTACCGGATGGAAACCTTTTCATTTTCGCGAATACACGAGCTATAGTTCTTGATTACAAGAAAAATAAGGTTGTCAGGGAATTGCCTTCAATTCCTGGTGATGAACCTAGGAACTATCCGAGCACTGGCTCAGCTGTTTTACTTCCTCTTGACGAAAACGCCCCTATGCGAACCGAAATCATGGTGTGTGGAGGGGCGCCTCGTCGTTCATTTGGACTCAGAACCTATGGCATTTACCTAAACGCCCTTTCAAGTTGTGGACGAATCAGTGTCAGCGATAATCCTGGTATCTGGAAAATGGAGACAATGCCAATGCCACGAGTCATGAGTGATATGGTAATACTACCCAATGGGGATATTCTCATCATAAATGGTGCAGCAGTGGGGACAGCAGGCTGGGATAACGCGCGATACCCTGTCACTAAGCCGGTGATTTACCGGCCTTATAGGGAGGAAAACAACAGGTTTTCGGTCATGGAAGCATCACCGAGACCCCGCCTTTACCATTCCACAGCCATTTTGATGACCGATGGACGAGTTCTAGTCGGAGGAAGCAATCCACATAAATTCTACAATTTTACTAATGTGGAATTCCCAACTGACCTAAGCCTGGAAGCCTTCTCGCCACCATTCTTGGCCCTCGAATACGAGCCTCTAAAACCAAAAATCCTCTCCATCGATAACATCTTGATATACAAAAAGCAATTTTCAGTGACTTTCACTGTGCCTAGATTCTTGAGAATGGGGATTGTTTCGCTCAGGCTCATCGCTCcttcattcaccacacattCTTTTTCGATGAACCAACGAATGGTGGTGTTGAAGAGGGTCGCGGTTTTAACTCTCTCTGCTAATACTTATAGGCTTACAGCATTTGGTCCATCAACTAAAGAAATTGCACCACCAGGATACTACTTGCTCTTTGTAGTACATTTTGGCATACCAAGCTCTGGTGTATGGGTGAAAATTCAGGATCTCTCTGTGTAG
- the LOC132039565 gene encoding LOW QUALITY PROTEIN: pathogenesis-related protein PR-1-like (The sequence of the model RefSeq protein was modified relative to this genomic sequence to represent the inferred CDS: deleted 1 base in 1 codon): protein MSPYYFLVPLLVLCIISSTTNGLTQQQQYYANYMKKATNNNIQQFLAPQNAARSALRLKPLVWDKKLENYAKWYANQRRNDCELRHSNGPYGENIFWGSGNGESSAHEQINWVAKRRSYNYWYNSCNGAQECGHYTQIVWRETRRIGCAKVQCYNGLGVFMTCNYDPPGNYIGERPY, encoded by the exons ATGAGTCCTTACTATTTTTTGGTCCCTCTTTTGGTACTCTGCATTATTTCATCAACCACCAATGGCCtcactcaacaacaacaatactatgCAAACTATATGAAAAAAGCCACtaacaacaacattcaacaattctTGGCACCTCAAAATGCAGCCCGTTCAGCACTTAGGCTAAAACCATTGGTGTGGGACAAAAAATTGGAGAATTATGCAAAATGGTATGCAAATCAAAGAAGAAATGATTGTGAATTAAGGCATTCAAATGGACCTTAtggtgaaaatattttttggggaAGTGGGAACGGT GAGTCATCAGCGCATGAGCAAATCAACTGGGTGGCGAAACGTCGTTCGTACAACTATTGGTACAATAGTTGCAACGGAGCACAAGAATGTGGACATTATACACAAATTGTGTggagagaaactagaagaattGGTTGTGCAAAAGTTCAATGTTATAATGGATTGGGAGTTTTCATGACTTGCAACTATGATCCTCCTGGTAATTACATTGGTGAAAGGCCTTActaa